One genomic window of Glycine max cultivar Williams 82 chromosome 16, Glycine_max_v4.0, whole genome shotgun sequence includes the following:
- the LOC100777338 gene encoding F-box/kelch-repeat protein At3g27150, which translates to MTNRKALPVPSFVSGICFSYHSSQKKMRVRELSPSDGNGSSTNGDEPLPQDADYSNVLSLSDELETSILARFPRSQHWKLCFLNKRFLALARSGEIYKIRRELRFKEPSVFMLASGESNWWGMEWPFNSSKKLPPIQSDYNFEYGDKESFCAGSHLLVSGKEIDGAVIWRFDSIKNEWLKGPSMINPRCLFASATCGAIAFVAGGFDAITYTQVLDSAEKYNSESQCWEPLPRMNKKRKFCSGCFMDNKFYVLGGQDEHGKDLTCGEFFDGKTNSWNLIPDIWKDIPLFDSQSPPLLAVVNNELYSLDASSNELKVYVKGTNSWKTLGVVPVRADAQRGWGVAFKSLGDELLVIGAPSVSHTVHALSMYTCCPDPDDEKLRWRQIGCGSIQLNHFIRNCAVMGT; encoded by the coding sequence ATGACTAATAGAAAAGCATTACCTGTTCCATCCTTTGTTAGTGGTATTTGTTTCAGTTACCATAGTTCCCAAAAGAAGATGAGAGTTAGGGAGTTATCACCCTCTGATGGCAATGGTTCCTCTACTAATGGAGATGAACCTTTACCTCAGGATGCAGATTATAGTAATGTTCTAAGTCTTAGTGATGAGCTAGAGACTTCAATCTTGGCAAGGTTTCCAAGATCACAGCACTGGAAACTGTGCTTTCTCAACAAGCGGTTCTTGGCCCTTGCGAGGAGTGGCGAGATCTACAAAATAAGGAGAGAGTTAAGATTCAAAGAACCTTCAGTGTTCATGCTGGCAAGTGGAGAGAGCAATTGGTGGGGAATGGAGTGGCCTTTCAACTCAAGCAAGAAGCTCCCTCCTATTCAATCAGATTACAATTTTGAGTATGGAGATAAGGAGTCATTTTGTGCAGGTTCCCACCTATTAGTCTCTGGCAAGGAGATTGATGGGGCTGTTATTTGGAGGTTCgattcaattaaaaatgaatggCTCAAAGGGCCATCTATGATCAATCCAAGGTGTCTTTTTGCATCAGCCACATGTGGTGCTATTGCTTTCGTTGCTGGGGGGTTTGATGCAATAACTTACACACAAGTCTTGGATTCTGCTGAGAAGTACAATTCCGAAAGCCAGTGTTGGGAGCCCCTTCCAAGGATGAACAAGAAGAGGAAGTTTTGCTCAGGTTGTTTCATGGACAACAAGTTCTATGTCCTTGGAGGGCAAGATGAGCATGGGAAAGACCTCACTTGTGGGGAATTCTTTGATGGCAAGACAAATAGTTGGAACTTGATTCCTGACATATGGAAGGATATTCCTCTATTTGATTCACAGTCTCCACCTCTTCTTGCTGTTGTGAATAATGAGTTGTACTCACTTGATGCTTCTTCAAATGAGTTGAAAGTGTATGTGAAAGGAACCAACTCATGGAAGACTTTGGGAGTGGTTCCTGTGAGAGCTGATGCACAAAGAGGTTGGGGTGTGGCTTTTAAGTCTCTTGGTGATGAGTTACTTGTTATTGGTGCACCTTCTGTGTCACACACAGTGCATGCCTTGTCTATGTACACTTGCTGCCCTGATCCTGATGATGAGAAATTGAGGTGGAGGCAAATTGGATGTGGCAGCATTCAGCTCAATCACTTTATCCGCAATTGTGCTGTGATGGGGACCTGA
- the LOC100815295 gene encoding cytochrome P450 94B3 — translation MGGAFMILLSLPFSLIFLLILFYITLPATTGRGKKISGPAGPATYPLIGCLISFYRNRYRLLDWYTELLAQSPTNTIVVQRLGARRTIVTTNPQNVEYMLKTNFNNFPKGKPFTEILGDFLGQGIFNVDGESWLASRRLASHEFSTKSLREFVMHTLEKEVCERLVPVLDEALCGENKVVDLQELLRRFSFNVICKFTLGTNNYNRCCLDPSVPTCPLARAFDVAAEVSAKRGAAPLFMIWRVKRWFCAGSERLLKIAVGEVQTHVMRMIQERKQKGEINYYEDDLLSRLICAGHEEEVIRDMVISFIMAGRDTTSAAMTWFFWVLSHYSHLEDKIVEEAKGVLDYESLKNLSFLKACLCESMRLYPPVAWDSKHATDDDLLPDGTVVKAGDRVTYFPYGMGRMEDLWGKDWFEFRPNRWFVEPRNSEGIVLNEVSPFLFPIFQAGPRVCLGKEMAFIQMKYVVASILSRFTFKIVSPDRPIFVPLLTAHMAGGLRVMVRKREKKKKKKTELD, via the coding sequence ATGGGAGGAGCATTCATGATCCTCCTTTCCCTTCCCTTCTCCCTCATCTTCCTCCTCATCCTCTTCTACATAACCCTCCCCGCAACAACGGGGCGAGGGAAGAAAATCTCTGGCCCCGCTGGTCCGGCAACCTATCCCCTCATAGGTTGCCTGATATCCTTCTACAGGAACAGGTACCGTTTGTTGGATTGGTACACTGAGCTACTAGCTCAGTCCCCAACCAACACCATAGTGGTTCAAAGGCTTGGTGCACGTAGAACCATTGTGACAACAAACCCACAAAATGTTGAGTACATGCTCAAGACAAACTTCAACAACTTCCCCAAAGGGAAGCCCTTCACCGAGATCCTTGGCGATTTCCTCGGCCAAGGGATCTTCAACGTGGATGGAGAGTCGTGGCTCGCCAGTCGGAGGCTGGCAAGCCACGAGTTCTCCACCAAGTCCCTGAGGGAGTTTGTCATGCACACGTTGGAGAAAGAAGTGTGTGAGAGGCTTGTGCCAGTGCTTGATGAGGCACTGTGTGGTGAGAACAAGGTGGTTGACTTGCAAGAGCTGCTAAGGAGATTCTCATTCAATGTGATCTGCAAGTTCACATTGGGgactaataattataataggTGCTGTTTGGACCCTTCTGTTCCTACTTGTCCCCTTGCAAGGGCTTTTGATGTGGCTGCAGAGGTGTCTGCTAAACGTGGAGCAGCACCCTTGTTCATGATCTGGAGGGTGAAGAGATGGTTTTGTGCTGGATCTGAGAGATTGCTTAAGATTGCTGTTGGGGAAGTTCAGACTCATGTCATGAGAATGATTCAAGAGAGGAAGCAAAAGGGTGAGATAAACTATTATGAAGATGATCTCTTGTCAAGGCTTATATGTGCAGGTCATGAAGAGGAGGTGATTAGAGACATGGTGATAAGTTTCATCATGGCAGGAAGGGACACTACTTCAGCAGCTATGACATGGTTCTTTTGGGTTCTATCACATTATTCCCATTTGGAGGACAAGATAGTGGAGGAGGCAAAAGGGGTGTTGGATTATGAGTCACTAAAGAATTTGAGTTTCTTGAAGGCATGTTTGTGTGAGTCCATGAGGCTGTATCCACCAGTGGCGTGGGACTCTAAGCATGCCACTGATGATGATCTGTTGCCAGATGGCACTGTGGTCAAAGCAGGAGATAGGGTCACATATTTTCCCTATGGAATGGGGAGAATGGAAGACTTGTGGGGGAAGGATTGGTTTGAATTTAGACCAAATCGATGGTTTGTGGAACCAAGAAACAGTGAAGGAATAGTGTTGAATGAGGTTTCTCCTTTTTTGTTTCCAATTTTTCAGGCTGGTCCAAGGGTGTGTCTAGGCAAGGAAATGGCCTTCATTCAAATGAAGTATGTGGTGGCTTCAATTCTTAGCCGATTCacatttaaaattgttagtCCAGATAGGCCTATATTCGTGCCACTGCTCACGGCACACATGGCTGGCGGCTTAAGAGTAATGGTTcgtaaaagggaaaaaaaaaagaagaaaaaaactgagTTAGATTAA